One genomic region from Neoarius graeffei isolate fNeoGra1 chromosome 4, fNeoGra1.pri, whole genome shotgun sequence encodes:
- the si:dkey-276j7.2 gene encoding cytohesin-interacting protein, producing the protein MTMSSVMYIKKLLKKSSRAACVSREKPGCTAMMAETKHTTHYSERRIVLILKKDNEAFGFNIRTYEENTTDADLLTCVCSVKANSPAESAGLRTGDAIICVNSICVKGFEHQQIVDLIQKGSSLLKMEIVRGTSVKQKELQKKLEHLQRQLREKRAELKALITQEERLRGGELRCTPPRSCLASEEPTLSSSLLLLQT; encoded by the exons atgacaaTGAGCTCGGTGATGTACATTAAAaagctgctgaagaaaagcagtcGAGCGGCGTGTGTGAGCAGAGAGAAACCAGGATGTACA GCGATGATGGCGGAGACCAAACACACAACACACTACTCTGAAAG gcgaATTGTGTTGATATTGAAGAAAGACAACGAGGCGTTTGGATTCAATATCAGG ACCTATGAGGAGAACACTACCGACGCTGATCTGCTgacatgtgtgtgttcagtgaaggCGAACAGTCCTGCAGAGAGCGCAGGTTTAAGGACAG gtgacGCCATCATTTGTGTCAACAGCATTTGTGTAAAAGGTTTTGAACATCAGCAAATCGTTGACCTCATTCAGAAGGGCTCCTCCTTACTAAA gaTGGAGATTGTGAGGGGAACGTCAGTGAAACAAAAGGAACTACAAAAGAAATTGGAGCACCTACAG AGGCAGCTCAGAGAGAAGAGGGCGGAGCTGAAGGCGCTTATCACGCAGGAAGAGCGCCTGAGAGGAG GTGAGCTACGCTGCACACCGCCTCGGTCCTGCCTCGCCTCAGAGGAACCAACACTCTCTTCCAGTCTCCTTCTTCTTCAAACCTAA